One Lachnospiraceae bacterium C1.1 genomic region harbors:
- a CDS encoding phosphoglycerate kinase: MALNKKTVDDFNAAGRRVLVRCDFNVPLKEGKITDETRVKAALPTIQKLIGDGAKVILCSHLGKVKNGPNEGESLAPVAKSLSEKLGKEVNFVADYNVTGEAATKAVAEMKDGDVVLLQNTRFRGKEETKPSEAGEAFAKELADLCDDYVCDAFGSAHRAHASVSVVTKYVREKGGNCAVGYLMEKEIKFLGNAVENPVRPFVAILGGAKVADKLAVIDNLLTKCDTLIIGGGMAYTFIKAQGGSVGNSLIDESKLDYCKEMMAKADKLGKKLLLPIDTVAAANFPNPIDDPNLQTEVVKTMEIPADKEGLDIGPETRAMYADAVKSAKTVVWNGPMGVSENPVLAAGTIAVAEALAATDATTIIGGGDSAAAVNNLGFGDKMSHISTGGGASLEFLEGKELPGVVAADDAN; this comes from the coding sequence ATGGCACTGAATAAAAAGACTGTTGATGATTTTAATGCTGCAGGAAGACGCGTTCTTGTAAGATGCGACTTTAACGTACCGCTCAAAGAGGGCAAGATCACAGATGAGACTCGTGTAAAGGCTGCTCTTCCTACAATACAGAAGCTTATCGGAGATGGCGCAAAGGTTATCCTTTGTTCTCACCTTGGAAAGGTTAAGAATGGCCCTAATGAAGGCGAGTCACTTGCACCTGTTGCAAAGAGCCTTTCAGAGAAGCTTGGAAAAGAAGTTAATTTTGTTGCTGACTACAATGTTACAGGCGAGGCTGCAACAAAGGCAGTAGCTGAAATGAAAGATGGAGATGTAGTCCTTCTTCAGAATACACGTTTCAGAGGCAAAGAGGAGACAAAGCCCTCTGAGGCAGGTGAGGCATTTGCAAAAGAGCTGGCTGACCTCTGCGACGACTATGTATGTGATGCATTCGGTTCTGCTCACAGGGCACATGCATCAGTATCGGTTGTTACAAAGTATGTCCGTGAAAAGGGCGGCAACTGTGCAGTCGGATACCTTATGGAGAAAGAGATCAAGTTCCTCGGCAATGCCGTAGAGAACCCGGTTCGTCCTTTCGTAGCTATCCTCGGCGGTGCTAAGGTTGCTGATAAACTTGCAGTTATCGATAACCTTCTTACAAAGTGCGATACGCTTATCATTGGTGGCGGTATGGCTTATACATTTATCAAGGCTCAGGGCGGTTCTGTCGGTAATTCTCTTATCGATGAGAGCAAACTTGACTACTGCAAGGAGATGATGGCAAAGGCTGATAAACTCGGCAAGAAGCTTCTTCTTCCTATCGATACAGTAGCTGCAGCTAATTTCCCTAATCCTATTGATGATCCTAACCTTCAGACAGAAGTTGTTAAGACAATGGAGATTCCTGCAGATAAAGAAGGTCTTGATATCGGACCTGAGACACGTGCTATGTATGCTGATGCTGTTAAGTCAGCAAAGACAGTTGTTTGGAACGGACCTATGGGTGTTTCAGAGAACCCTGTTCTTGCAGCAGGCACTATTGCAGTAGCTGAGGCTCTTGCAGCAACAGATGCTACAACTATTATCGGCGGCGGCGACAGCGCAGCAGCTGTTAATAACTTAGGTTTTGGCGACAAGATGTCACACATCTCCACAGGCGGCGGTGCTTCACTTGAGTTCCTTGAGGGTAAGGAGCTTCCCGGTGTAGTAGCAGCTGATGATGCTAACTAA
- a CDS encoding aminoacyl-histidine dipeptidase, which produces MRVLENLEPKKVFHFFEDLTQIPRGSGNEKAVSDYCVKFAKDRGLEVVQDDLYNVIIKCPATEGYEDVEGVILQGHLDMVCEKSDDSEIDFEKDPLKVKIEDDYVTADGTTLGGDDGIAIAYALAVMDSKDIPHPYLEAVFTVSEETGMDGANGIDLSGLKNRRLINIDNEDEGVLLTSCAGGCRVECVMPFHRYSKSGIHVSLKLKDLTGGHSGMGIINGGANANVMMARIADAAVEASDAMLISMNGGSKDNAIPRASMADFIVDKASLEAFKKAAEEEAGKIEAEYIVQDPYMTLEINEGAEETANCVNEIGFKAIKALILSIPNGVQAMSSDVENLVETSLNLGVLATDGNEIKLTYAVRSSKNSAKEFLVRKIQIIAEYFNAKTSSYGDYPAWEYRKDSRLRDDMVRIYKDLFKKEPKVQAIHAGVECGLISDKLDDIDAVSFGPQMSGVHTTEEKLSISSTQRTWEYLCAILAYK; this is translated from the coding sequence ATGAGAGTATTAGAAAATCTTGAACCTAAAAAAGTTTTTCATTTTTTTGAGGATCTTACACAGATCCCGAGAGGATCAGGAAATGAAAAGGCGGTAAGTGATTATTGTGTTAAATTTGCAAAAGACCGGGGACTTGAGGTTGTTCAGGATGATCTTTACAATGTAATAATAAAGTGCCCTGCAACAGAGGGATATGAAGATGTTGAGGGAGTTATCCTTCAGGGACATCTTGATATGGTATGTGAAAAGTCAGATGATTCAGAAATTGATTTTGAAAAGGATCCGCTGAAGGTAAAGATAGAGGATGATTATGTTACTGCTGATGGAACTACACTTGGCGGTGATGATGGAATAGCAATAGCGTATGCTCTGGCAGTAATGGATTCAAAGGACATTCCACACCCTTACCTGGAAGCTGTATTCACGGTTTCTGAGGAGACGGGAATGGATGGAGCAAACGGAATAGATTTATCAGGCTTAAAAAACAGACGACTTATCAACATTGATAATGAGGATGAGGGAGTATTGCTGACCAGTTGTGCAGGTGGATGCAGAGTAGAATGCGTAATGCCTTTTCACAGATATTCTAAGAGCGGAATACATGTAAGCCTTAAACTTAAGGATCTCACAGGCGGACATTCTGGAATGGGCATAATTAACGGAGGTGCCAATGCAAATGTTATGATGGCAAGAATTGCCGATGCAGCAGTTGAAGCATCGGATGCAATGCTCATTTCAATGAATGGTGGATCTAAGGATAATGCCATACCGAGAGCTTCGATGGCGGACTTTATAGTTGATAAAGCTTCACTTGAGGCTTTTAAGAAAGCAGCTGAAGAAGAAGCAGGTAAAATAGAGGCAGAATACATTGTTCAGGATCCTTATATGACTCTTGAGATAAATGAGGGAGCTGAGGAAACGGCAAACTGTGTTAATGAAATAGGATTTAAGGCGATCAAGGCGCTTATCCTTTCTATTCCGAATGGCGTACAGGCCATGAGCAGTGATGTAGAGAACCTTGTTGAGACTTCATTAAACTTAGGTGTACTTGCAACTGACGGCAATGAGATCAAACTTACCTATGCTGTAAGATCATCTAAGAACAGCGCAAAAGAATTTCTTGTTCGTAAAATCCAGATAATAGCAGAATACTTTAATGCAAAGACAAGCTCTTATGGAGATTATCCTGCATGGGAATACAGAAAAGATTCCAGACTCAGAGATGATATGGTAAGAATTTATAAGGATCTTTTCAAAAAAGAGCCTAAAGTGCAGGCAATACATGCAGGTGTTGAGTGTGGACTTATTTCAGATAAGTTAGATGATATTGATGCTGTTTCATTTGGACCGCAGATGTCAGGAGTACATACTACAGAAGAGAAGCTTAGCATTTCTTCAACACAGAGAACATGGGAATATCTCTGTGCGATTCTTGCTTATAAGTAA
- a CDS encoding FapA family protein, with translation MADTEDMKKDARQMFHITFKDNDMAAFLTLEKPTEDNMYDANDVLNYINSLGIIEGLQSGKVAAMLKKHIYGRAEIIAEGVPPVDGVDGYFEFFIPLGKEKDKKPEIREDGSVDYTSVNVIHCVSAGDDLAVYHPAVNGTPGVNVRGKTINCKKAKELKPFFCAGCSYDPETFKYTALMDGRVEVSKTKISVLDMQEYRKDIDNVFGDINFKGDVIIHGHVKPGVQIRATKSVTIDKTLEGASITAGGDIIIKGGVMGGNTTRIHCDGDFMADFIEYADVWCGGSVSANIIWGCKVFAKGSVHATGKTGAIISGNVYGMCGVDTIFAGNDAGVKTVISSGVRDSIRKTLDVCEKKLEKLSEEIDELDDEIGELEYKMRLGSDDEFTQKELMRFRRDKIQKAADKKQTEDKRAEIADLIPAAEGAEIIINDKAYPGCYFLIGEEQIVLETERRHVKFVVDSAGNMLLKKLT, from the coding sequence ATGGCAGATACCGAAGATATGAAAAAAGATGCACGTCAGATGTTTCATATTACCTTTAAGGATAATGATATGGCGGCATTTCTTACGTTGGAAAAACCGACTGAAGATAATATGTATGATGCTAATGATGTTTTGAATTATATTAATTCACTAGGTATCATAGAAGGTCTACAAAGCGGTAAGGTAGCTGCCATGCTAAAAAAGCATATTTATGGCAGGGCTGAGATCATTGCCGAGGGAGTACCTCCGGTAGATGGCGTGGATGGTTATTTTGAATTTTTCATTCCGCTAGGAAAGGAAAAAGATAAAAAACCTGAAATACGTGAAGACGGCTCTGTAGATTACACAAGTGTGAATGTTATACATTGTGTGAGTGCTGGAGATGATCTCGCAGTATATCATCCTGCAGTTAATGGTACACCGGGAGTAAATGTCAGAGGTAAAACCATTAATTGTAAAAAAGCAAAAGAATTAAAACCGTTTTTTTGTGCGGGATGTTCATATGATCCTGAAACATTTAAGTACACTGCTTTGATGGATGGAAGAGTAGAAGTTTCGAAGACAAAAATTTCGGTTCTTGATATGCAGGAGTACAGAAAAGATATTGATAATGTTTTTGGCGATATTAATTTCAAGGGAGACGTTATCATACACGGACATGTAAAACCGGGAGTCCAGATAAGGGCTACAAAGAGTGTTACTATTGATAAAACACTTGAAGGCGCTTCGATAACAGCCGGTGGAGATATCATCATAAAAGGTGGAGTTATGGGAGGAAACACAACCAGGATCCATTGCGATGGTGATTTTATGGCTGATTTTATTGAATATGCCGATGTCTGGTGCGGTGGTTCGGTGTCTGCTAATATCATCTGGGGATGTAAGGTCTTTGCCAAAGGCAGTGTGCATGCAACAGGTAAGACAGGAGCAATTATTTCCGGAAATGTTTATGGCATGTGTGGAGTAGATACCATATTTGCCGGAAACGATGCAGGAGTTAAGACGGTAATTTCATCAGGGGTTCGTGATTCCATAAGGAAGACTCTTGATGTATGTGAAAAAAAGCTTGAAAAGCTTAGCGAAGAAATAGATGAGCTTGATGATGAGATCGGAGAACTCGAATATAAAATGAGACTTGGATCTGATGATGAGTTCACACAAAAGGAACTTATGAGATTCAGACGTGATAAGATTCAGAAAGCTGCAGATAAAAAACAGACAGAAGATAAGAGGGCAGAAATTGCGGATTTGATACCTGCGGCAGAAGGCGCTGAGATCATAATAAACGATAAGGCTTATCCGGGCTGCTATTTTCTGATAGGTGAAGAACAGATTGTTCTGGAAACTGAAAGACGGCATGTAAAATTTGTAGTTGACAGTGCGGGAAATATGCTTTTAAAAAAATTGACGTGA
- a CDS encoding tetratricopeptide repeat protein, translated as MKCYNCGCTLSDDDYCNACGADVKMYKKIVHLANAYYNDGLKKAQVRDLSGAVASLKQSLKCNRNQINARNLLGLVYFEMGDSVAALSEWVISKSIRSKKNPAEKYINDIQENLNKLNALSQAIKKYNQALAYCNQDSKDLAIIQLKRVIQLNPSYLEAYQLLGLLYLEQGEWIKAKKVLSQAQKIDVNNTKTLLYLNEAEERLAEKDGQSSSKNTNGSKAMNAVTSNEVISYRSGNETIIQPLRQAERSASQTLLNIFIGLALGLAVSWFLILPARMQMTNSQNSEQIKDVSTQLTSKSADMDDLNAEISKLEEENSSLQKELSEYTGNTGIMQDYNLLMKAAESYMNDSDDVLTTAGYLENISAVSANAVNGSVVVSGNGVSNEFMSLYNFLNGDVSAQAADKYLESGVSEYNDGDYTAAIKDLTSAYELAPTSDKALYYLAQSYVKSDDKDTATKLFSELITTFPNSQYKNRAQRFIDTGAVDDSKAVTEEDTAAAEAAAAQAAAEAQAAAAAQAAAAAQAAAAAQAAAAAQAAEAAGQ; from the coding sequence ATGAAATGTTATAATTGCGGCTGTACATTATCAGATGATGATTACTGTAATGCATGTGGCGCTGATGTTAAGATGTATAAAAAAATAGTACATCTTGCAAATGCATACTATAATGATGGATTAAAAAAAGCACAGGTTCGTGACTTATCAGGTGCTGTTGCATCTCTCAAGCAGAGTTTGAAATGCAACAGAAACCAGATAAACGCAAGGAATCTTCTGGGACTTGTATATTTTGAAATGGGAGATTCTGTAGCAGCTCTTTCGGAATGGGTAATTTCGAAGAGCATAAGGTCAAAGAAGAACCCCGCTGAAAAGTATATAAATGATATTCAGGAAAATTTAAATAAGCTTAATGCGCTGAGTCAGGCGATAAAGAAGTATAATCAGGCTTTGGCCTATTGTAATCAGGATAGCAAGGATCTGGCTATAATCCAACTTAAAAGGGTAATTCAGTTAAATCCAAGTTATCTTGAGGCATATCAGCTTTTGGGTCTTTTGTATCTTGAGCAGGGCGAATGGATAAAGGCAAAAAAAGTTCTGTCGCAGGCACAGAAAATTGATGTTAATAACACAAAAACACTTTTATACCTGAATGAAGCTGAGGAAAGACTTGCTGAAAAAGATGGTCAGTCCTCTTCAAAAAATACAAATGGATCTAAGGCAATGAATGCCGTAACTTCAAATGAAGTTATATCCTATAGAAGTGGAAATGAGACGATAATACAGCCTTTGAGACAGGCTGAACGGTCGGCCTCTCAGACTCTATTAAATATTTTTATAGGACTTGCATTGGGTCTTGCCGTAAGTTGGTTTTTAATACTTCCGGCAAGAATGCAGATGACAAATTCGCAGAATTCAGAGCAGATCAAGGATGTTTCTACCCAGCTTACAAGTAAATCTGCAGATATGGATGATCTGAATGCAGAAATAAGTAAACTGGAAGAAGAAAATTCAAGTCTTCAGAAAGAACTGTCTGAATATACCGGAAATACAGGTATTATGCAGGACTATAACCTTCTTATGAAAGCCGCGGAAAGCTATATGAATGACTCTGATGATGTGCTTACTACAGCAGGTTATCTGGAAAATATCAGCGCAGTAAGTGCAAATGCAGTTAACGGCAGTGTTGTTGTGAGCGGTAATGGAGTCTCAAATGAGTTTATGAGTCTATATAATTTCCTGAATGGTGATGTATCCGCTCAGGCTGCAGACAAATATCTTGAAAGCGGTGTAAGCGAATACAATGATGGAGATTATACAGCGGCAATAAAAGATCTTACAAGTGCTTATGAACTGGCACCGACAAGTGATAAGGCACTATATTATCTTGCTCAGAGCTACGTTAAATCAGATGATAAAGATACCGCTACTAAGCTTTTCAGTGAATTGATCACAACATTCCCTAATTCGCAGTATAAGAATAGGGCACAGAGATTTATTGATACAGGAGCAGTAGATGATTCAAAGGCTGTGACAGAGGAGGATACTGCAGCAGCAGAGGCGGCAGCAGCCCAGGCGGCAGCAGAAGCTCAGGCAGCGGCAGCGGCCCAGGCAGCAGCGGCAGCTCAGGCAGCGGCAGCAGCTCAGGCGGCGGCAGCAGCCCAGGCAGCAGAAGCAGCCGGTCAATAG
- a CDS encoding valine--tRNA ligase produces MSKELAKNYDPKAMENRIYSKWISNKYFHAEVDKKKKPFTIVMPPPNITGKLHMGHALDNTMQDILTRFKRMQGYNALWQPGTDHASIATEVKIIEKLKEEGITKEDLGRDKFLERAWEWRKEYGGIITSQLKKLGISCDWDRERFTMDEGCNKAVKEVFVKLHKKGLIYKGNKMVNWCPVCQTTISDAEVEYQNQDSHLWHIKYKVTGTDRYIEFATTRPETMLGDTAVAVHPGDERYADLVGKTCDLPFVGRQIPIVEDEYVDVEFGTGVVKITPAHDPNDFEVGKRHDLPVINIMNDDATINENGGKFAGMDRMEARAQIVKELDEMGLLVRIEDYSHDVGTHDRCHTTVEPLVKQQWFVKMDELIKPASDAVKKGDIKLIPERMDKTYFNWTDNIRDWCISRQLWWGHRIPAYYCDDCKEMIVDYEMPSKCPKCGGTHFHQDEDTLDTWFSSALWPFSTLGWPEKTPELDYFYPTDVLVTGYDIIFFWVIRMIFSGYEQMGDKPFKTVLFHGLVRDEQGRKMSKSLGNGIDPLDVIDKYGADALRFTLITGNAPGNDMRFSYDRVEASRNFANKIWNASRFIMMNLDGKTISKPENEALEDADKWILSKCNDMVREVTENLEKFELGIAASKIYDFVWESLCDWYIEMVKPRLYNSDDAASQNAALWTLENVLTDSLKVLHPYMPFVTEEIYCTLKEETGIEGAESIMISEWPVYSDERHFEKEASDIEIIKEAVKGIRNVRSQMNVAPSRKAEVIVVSEKEDVRAAFEHGKLFFGALAYASEVKIQSDKSGVSENDVSVVTSEANIYIPFAELVDIDEEIKRLEKEEKRLAGELKRSHAMLSNEKFLSKAPEAKINEEKEKLQHYEKMMQEVTMRLEQLKN; encoded by the coding sequence ATGAGCAAGGAACTCGCTAAAAATTACGACCCGAAGGCGATGGAAAATCGCATTTACAGCAAGTGGATAAGCAATAAATATTTTCATGCAGAGGTAGATAAAAAGAAAAAACCTTTTACGATCGTCATGCCGCCGCCGAATATTACAGGTAAGCTTCACATGGGGCATGCGCTTGATAATACCATGCAGGACATTCTCACAAGATTTAAGAGAATGCAGGGCTATAATGCATTATGGCAGCCGGGTACTGACCATGCATCAATAGCAACAGAAGTTAAGATCATTGAAAAACTCAAGGAAGAAGGTATTACAAAAGAAGATCTTGGAAGAGATAAATTTCTTGAGAGAGCATGGGAATGGAGAAAAGAATACGGCGGGATCATAACTTCACAGCTCAAAAAACTCGGTATTTCCTGTGACTGGGACAGAGAACGCTTCACAATGGATGAAGGCTGCAATAAGGCAGTTAAGGAAGTTTTTGTAAAGCTTCATAAAAAAGGCCTTATTTATAAGGGCAATAAGATGGTAAACTGGTGCCCTGTATGTCAGACAACCATATCAGATGCCGAAGTTGAATATCAGAATCAGGATTCTCATCTCTGGCATATTAAATATAAGGTAACAGGAACTGACAGATATATAGAGTTTGCGACTACCAGACCGGAAACCATGCTTGGAGATACTGCTGTAGCAGTACATCCCGGGGATGAAAGATATGCAGATCTGGTTGGCAAGACCTGTGATCTTCCTTTTGTTGGCAGACAGATTCCGATAGTAGAAGATGAATATGTAGATGTCGAGTTTGGAACAGGTGTCGTAAAGATCACGCCTGCGCACGATCCTAACGATTTTGAAGTTGGAAAACGACATGATCTTCCTGTTATCAACATAATGAATGATGATGCGACCATTAATGAAAACGGTGGTAAATTTGCCGGAATGGATCGTATGGAGGCAAGAGCCCAGATAGTTAAAGAACTTGATGAAATGGGACTTCTTGTTAGAATTGAGGATTACAGTCATGATGTAGGAACACATGACAGATGCCATACAACCGTAGAGCCGCTTGTAAAGCAGCAGTGGTTCGTTAAGATGGATGAGCTCATAAAGCCGGCATCTGATGCGGTTAAGAAGGGTGATATTAAGCTTATCCCTGAGCGTATGGACAAGACATATTTCAACTGGACAGATAATATCCGTGACTGGTGCATATCGCGTCAGCTTTGGTGGGGACATAGAATTCCGGCATATTATTGTGATGACTGCAAGGAAATGATCGTTGATTACGAGATGCCTTCAAAGTGTCCTAAATGCGGAGGAACACATTTCCATCAGGATGAGGATACGCTTGATACATGGTTTTCATCGGCTCTTTGGCCTTTCTCAACTCTTGGATGGCCGGAGAAGACACCTGAACTTGATTATTTCTATCCTACAGATGTACTTGTAACAGGTTATGATATCATCTTTTTCTGGGTTATCCGAATGATATTTTCCGGATATGAGCAGATGGGAGATAAGCCGTTTAAGACAGTTCTCTTCCATGGACTTGTTCGCGATGAACAGGGTCGTAAGATGAGTAAATCTCTTGGAAATGGTATAGACCCTCTCGATGTTATAGATAAGTATGGTGCAGATGCATTGAGATTTACTCTTATCACCGGAAATGCACCCGGAAATGATATGAGATTTTCTTATGACAGAGTAGAAGCATCTAGAAATTTTGCAAACAAGATATGGAATGCATCGAGATTTATAATGATGAATCTTGATGGAAAAACTATCAGTAAGCCTGAAAATGAAGCTCTTGAGGACGCTGATAAGTGGATCTTATCCAAGTGCAATGATATGGTTCGCGAAGTTACAGAGAATCTTGAAAAATTCGAGCTTGGAATTGCTGCTTCAAAGATTTATGATTTTGTATGGGAATCACTTTGTGACTGGTATATTGAGATGGTAAAGCCAAGACTTTACAACTCAGATGATGCTGCATCACAGAATGCAGCACTTTGGACACTTGAGAATGTACTTACAGATTCACTCAAGGTTCTTCATCCATATATGCCTTTCGTTACAGAGGAAATATATTGTACATTGAAAGAAGAGACCGGTATTGAGGGAGCCGAGTCTATAATGATCTCAGAATGGCCTGTATATTCTGATGAGAGACATTTCGAGAAAGAAGCTTCAGATATTGAGATAATCAAGGAAGCTGTAAAGGGTATTAGAAATGTCAGAAGTCAGATGAATGTTGCACCTTCCAGAAAGGCTGAAGTTATAGTAGTTTCTGAAAAAGAGGATGTAAGGGCAGCATTTGAGCATGGCAAACTTTTCTTCGGTGCACTTGCTTATGCGAGCGAAGTTAAGATACAGTCTGATAAATCGGGAGTTAGTGAGAATGATGTTTCGGTTGTAACATCAGAGGCAAATATTTATATTCCATTTGCCGAACTTGTTGATATAGATGAAGAGATTAAACGTCTTGAAAAGGAAGAAAAACGTCTTGCAGGAGAGTTAAAGAGATCTCATGCGATGCTTTCAAACGAGAAATTCCTTAGTAAAGCACCTGAAGCTAAGATCAATGAGGAGAAGGAGAAACTTCAGCATTATGAAAAGATGATGCAGGAAGTAACTATGAGGCTTGAACAGTTAAAGAACTAA
- the tpiA gene encoding triose-phosphate isomerase produces the protein MARRRIIAGNWKMNMTPSEALKLVDTLKDLVKNDDVDVVYCVPAIDIVPVANAVKGSNVKVGAENFYIEDKGAFTGEISAPMLKDAGVEYIIIGHSERRDIFGENDILINAKVKKAFAAGLKPILCCGESLALRKADTYKEWIERQITWDLSGVTADQVKELVIAYEPIWAIGTGETATADQAEEVCKLIRELIAKLYDDATAEAVRIQYGGSMNAGNAAELLGKPNIDGGLIGGASLKPDFGKIVNA, from the coding sequence ATGGCAAGAAGAAGAATTATCGCCGGAAACTGGAAGATGAACATGACTCCCAGCGAGGCATTAAAGCTTGTAGATACATTAAAAGACCTCGTAAAGAATGATGACGTAGATGTAGTTTATTGCGTTCCTGCAATTGATATCGTACCTGTTGCAAATGCAGTTAAGGGGTCAAATGTCAAGGTTGGTGCTGAGAACTTCTATATTGAAGATAAGGGCGCTTTCACAGGTGAGATTTCTGCACCTATGCTCAAGGATGCCGGTGTAGAGTACATCATCATTGGTCATTCTGAGAGAAGAGATATCTTTGGAGAGAATGATATCCTTATCAATGCAAAGGTTAAAAAAGCTTTCGCAGCTGGTTTAAAGCCTATCCTTTGCTGTGGTGAGTCACTTGCACTTCGTAAGGCTGATACTTACAAGGAGTGGATCGAGAGACAGATCACATGGGATCTTTCAGGTGTTACAGCAGATCAGGTTAAAGAGCTTGTTATTGCTTATGAGCCTATCTGGGCAATCGGTACAGGCGAGACAGCTACAGCTGATCAGGCTGAGGAAGTTTGCAAACTTATCCGTGAGCTTATTGCAAAGCTTTATGATGATGCAACTGCAGAGGCAGTTCGTATTCAGTATGGCGGATCAATGAATGCAGGCAACGCTGCAGAGCTTCTTGGCAAGCCTAATATCGATGGCGGACTTATCGGTGGTGCATCACTTAAGCCTGACTTTGGTAAGATCGTTAACGCTTAA
- a CDS encoding co-chaperone GroES yields MQLRPLADRVVLKPIEAEEVTASGIVLPGKEKEKPQQAEILEVGPGGVVDGKEIKMEVSKGQKVIYSKYAGTEIELDDKEKVIIVRQSDILAVIE; encoded by the coding sequence ATGCAGTTAAGACCGTTAGCAGACAGAGTAGTTCTTAAGCCTATCGAGGCAGAAGAGGTTACAGCATCGGGAATCGTACTTCCCGGTAAGGAAAAAGAAAAGCCCCAGCAGGCAGAAATCCTTGAAGTAGGCCCCGGCGGTGTTGTAGACGGAAAAGAAATAAAAATGGAAGTCAGCAAGGGACAGAAGGTTATTTATTCCAAGTATGCAGGAACAGAGATAGAACTTGATGATAAGGAAAAAGTCATCATTGTAAGACAGTCTGATATTCTTGCAGTAATTGAGTAA